A region of the Oceaniferula marina genome:
TGTTGGAGCCCAGCAGGCAGGCAAAGGCCTTGTCGATATTGGTAATACCGGTCGCCCACTCAAGGAAAAGGAACTCGCACTCGGACTGGTTTCCCACCCCTTTGCCATCGATGGTGTAGCCATCATTATCCACCCTGACAACCCCGTGGGCGAACTTAGTAGTCAGCAAGTAGCCAGCATCTACGCGGGAACAACCACCAACTGGAAAGATCTGGGCGGGGCTGACCAAGCCATCCACTTATTCACTCGGGACGAGGCCAGCGGAACGCGTTCGGTCTTTGTGAAAAAGCTTCTCAAGCAAGGAACCGTTGCCCAACATGCCAATGTCACGGCCTCCAATGGAGCGATGAAAACGGCCATCGCCGGCGACCCCGGGGCAATCGGCTACTGTAGCATCGGCTATATCAACGAGATGGTGAAAGCTCCCAAACTCGATGGCATTGAACCGAGCAACGCCAATTGTGTCTCGGGCGAGTATCCGGTGATGCGTAAACTCTACATGAACACCAAAGGTAATCCGGAAGGACTGGCCAAAACCTTCATCGACTTCATCTGCAGCAAAGAGGCCTCCACCTATATTGAAGCTTCGGGCTACATTCCTCTCCATGCAGGAAACTGATTCCATCCTGCCTGCGGCCTCACGCATTCCACACCTATGCCTTCTCGGGCTGGTGATCCCGGTCTTTGTTCTGATTGCCCTACTCTTCGGCTTTTTATTCTGGTTTTCGCTACCTGTTTTCTATTCAGGCGGCAACTCGATCTTCAGCGGAGAATGGCAACCGGAACAAGGGCACTTTGGTATCATTCCGATGATCAAAGGCTCAATGCTGCTGGCGGTCCTGACGCTGTGCCTGAGCTTCCCCGCCGCCGTGGGTATCAGCGGGTTCTGCTTGCTGCACCCAAAACACCGCATCACGAGCCTGGTTCACGGTATGGTTCGCTTTATGACAGGCATCCCGACGGTTGTCTACGGACTCGCAGCACTCATGCTGCTGGTGCCCCTGCTCCGCACATGGTTCACCCAAAGTTCCGGCTTCGGATT
Encoded here:
- a CDS encoding phosphate ABC transporter substrate-binding protein is translated as MILRSSHIISLGLCLSLCSTFITSCQQQQSTTSSSEGKAELGTFEGQSGSINIAGGTAHIPVMQKAAKAIMASHPDIQITIAGGGSGVGAQQAGKGLVDIGNTGRPLKEKELALGLVSHPFAIDGVAIIIHPDNPVGELSSQQVASIYAGTTTNWKDLGGADQAIHLFTRDEASGTRSVFVKKLLKQGTVAQHANVTASNGAMKTAIAGDPGAIGYCSIGYINEMVKAPKLDGIEPSNANCVSGEYPVMRKLYMNTKGNPEGLAKTFIDFICSKEASTYIEASGYIPLHAGN